In Terriglobia bacterium, the sequence AACCTTTGGCCTCCGGGGAAATGGTGGTCGTCATTGTTCTGCCTCGAAAGAATGGTTCTGGAGAAACCAATGTCACCGTGCGCGGGATGACCCCGGTAGGTTTCAAGCTCCGACCCACAGTGCAGTTGGCTGAAGGCCGTTGGTTTACTCCAGGGCAGCGCGAGGTGGTGGTGAGTCAATCGATCCACGAGCGGTTTGACGACACATCGCTGGGAAATTCCCTTGAATTCGGGAAGGGGAAATGGACCGTCGTGGGAATTTTCAATGCGCGGGGGACAACGCACGACTCCGAGATTTGGGCCGACGTGAACCAGATGGGTGCGGACTTCGACCGGACCGAGTACTCTTCGGCCCTGTTGAGGGCCACGGACCCCGTGGCAGCCGACGCATTAAAGCATCGCATGAGCGACGATCAACGGCTCAAGCTCGATGGGATGATCGAACAGGAATACTACGCGACCCAAACCCAATCCGGCAAACCCATCCAGTTTGTGGGCACGCTGGTCGCCATCATTATGGCTATCGGATCCTGTTTCGCCGCGATGAACACCATGTACGCCGCGGTGGCATACCGGTCCCGCGAAATCGCTACGCTTCGCATTCTCGGGTTTTCCCGATCCAGCATCCTGACCTCTTTTGTCATAGAATCCGTGTTACTGTCGATCCTGGGCGGTTCGATCGGGATCCTCTTGATGTTGCCTTTCAACGGCCTGACCACCGGAACCTCAAACATGGTCACATTCAGCGAAGTCGTCTTCAACCTGAGGATCACGCCGGTCGTCGCCTCCACGGCGCTGGGGTTCGCCGTCATCATGGGGCTCTTTGGAGGATTGGCCCCCGCCTGGCACGCCGCCAAAGAGAATATCCTGACAGCATTGAGGGATTAGAAAGTGGAGGCGGTGAAAGCACGGCGCCCTGATCACCCATTTTAGAAATTCATATGCCGATTGACACCAAATACGACGAGCTCAAAAACCTGAAGATTGACCGCGCGAGTGGAACAAACAATGCCTCGGGCTGGTCGAAACGGTACATCCTGATTGGAATCGCCGTGGTGGTGGTATTGAGCCTCTCGATGCTGGCCTACCGGGTCCTGACGCCCGCGGCCACGGAAGTCGAGGTCACCCGCGCGGTGGTGGACAGCGCCACTTCATCTTCCATCATCCTGAATGCGGCGGGCTATATCGTCGCCCACCATAAGATCAATGTGAACTCAAAAGTGACCGGGCGCATCGCCTGGATTGGCGTCGAAAAGGGCGACAAAGTCAAACAGGATCAAGTCCTGGTCCGGCTCGAGGACCGGGAATTCCGGGCCCAGGTGGAACAGGCCCGAGGCACCGCGGCCGCGGCGGCCGCGAGATTGAAGGCCCTGGAGACCGGTTCGCGCCCCCAGGAGATCGCCGGAGCCCTTCACAACCTCGAACAGGCCCGCGCCAATCTCGTCAACGCCAAGGCGACCCTGGATCGAACCCGCGACCTC encodes:
- a CDS encoding ABC transporter permease, with amino-acid sequence MAIPITYNIRNLRLRLGATLMTALGIALTVTVALFIMALLSGLNSAFKTSGSPLNVLVLRKGSTAELNSTVTRAQMQDLRYLTGVSQDSAGEPLASGEMVVVIVLPRKNGSGETNVTVRGMTPVGFKLRPTVQLAEGRWFTPGQREVVVSQSIHERFDDTSLGNSLEFGKGKWTVVGIFNARGTTHDSEIWADVNQMGADFDRTEYSSALLRATDPVAADALKHRMSDDQRLKLDGMIEQEYYATQTQSGKPIQFVGTLVAIIMAIGSCFAAMNTMYAAVAYRSREIATLRILGFSRSSILTSFVIESVLLSILGGSIGILLMLPFNGLTTGTSNMVTFSEVVFNLRITPVVASTALGFAVIMGLFGGLAPAWHAAKENILTALRD